Within Gammaproteobacteria bacterium, the genomic segment CCGCACTACTCAAAACCAACTCACCACCCAGCTTTATTTCACCCAGCTCATCCGCATCCGGTAAAGAAACATAAGCACCGACACCGACCCCAAACTCCAAATCATTATCAATACCCGCTGTGCCCAACTCAAAATTAGCCGTCACAGAAAAATTTCTATCTAACATCAAAGAGTAAGAGCCCCCCGCAAGAAAAGTAGAGTCTTTACCTTCCGCAGTATCAATACCCACAAGTCCATAAACAGCAAGATCAGGCATAATGACTCGTTTGTATCCAACACCTGCTCGACTGATAACAACCTCACCACTCCAAATACCAGCACGAACCTGTTGATTACTTTTTACAGAATCATACAGATCAATAGAAATACTTCCCTGCTCCGCAGTCGCCCCCTGCTCCAGGCTGAACATACGAGTCGGTTCTTCTGCAACGGCACTCAAATTAAAGCCCATCACAGACAACCCAAAGATAATAGAAGAACTCAATTTTTTCATTTTACCATCCAATACTCTTAAAATTTTTGTGAATAAAAATATATAAAACATTGACTGCATAATAGTCAGCAACAAAGCAAACTACCCCCACCAAGATAAAGCAACCAAAATTTTGCTCATTCTACCTTACAAACTTGGTACTATTAAGTGACTTGGGTTTATTATTTGCAAAGTTGCTCAGATTGATAATTTAACCATCATTATGAACAAAATTTGCTCTGATTCCAGCTCAGGCTCATAATTGGGCAAGGCTTAGTCTTGACTATGCGGCCTACCTTAGTCATTATTGCATCATCCTCTCGCCCGCGAAATATTAACCACCCATACCTAAATTTAAAAGACTCAAAAAATGAAAAATCTCAACCGAACAACACAAGCCCTTATACTGTTATTTGCCATTTTTGCATCGACTTCAGTCAGTGCCAACTGGCAATCAAGCGCTAAGCAATACTTCGAAAATGATGAGTATGAAAAAGTAATCGAACTAGTTAAAGACCATAAAAAAGATAAAAACGACAAATTCGCCCTGATGCTTGCCACCTTCAGCCATCTTCAGGAATACTCTTATACCAATACTAAAAGAGATAAAAAACAATACCAAGGCAACATGGAGCTTCTTGAAGACAGTATCGCCACCAAAGACCTTAATAGCTTACTCTACTTCACCCAACTGGCTGATAAACCCGATGTTGCAAAAGCGGCTCAAAAGCTTTTAAAGCAAGTCTTCAAACAAATTGAAGATATTAATGATGCACCATTGGTGATCGAATTTCTTGACTCGGAAGACACAAAAACACGAGGTATTGCACTTAATGCGATGAAACGAATGATCGCCCCCCTGCGTAAGCATGTGACCAAGGGTGGCACATTACGCGGCAAAGATATTACGATTATGCAGGATAAAAAACTCATTTCTTCTCTTCTCAATCACGCGGGGGATTCAAAGGCAGCCGCTATCTTACTGTTAATTGAAGAGCCTGTTCTAGCTTATACGCCTCAATACGATGATATTTCAGTATCCAAGCTGGAGTCTAAAATAAGCAAAGCAATCATCAAGCGTGAGAAAAAATACCTAGACAGCAACTGGTATAGCGCAACCGGAAAAATCAAGCAAGAAGCTGCCCAGTAAGAGTAAGGAACTGATCAAAGCATTAGGGACGGGGCATATTTACTTTTCCCTAATGCGCCTCATCCCAATTATCACCCACTCCAACATCCACAATCAGCGGCACACTTAACTCAAGCGCTTGGCTCATACAAAGCCTGACTTGATCAACCGTCACCTTCAATGCACTTGTCGCCACCTCCAGCACTAATTCATCGTGAACCTGCATAATTAAGTAAGCATCCGCCTCACTCTCTACCAGCCACTGATTTACTTTAATCATGGCGAGTTTAATGATATCAGCAGCGGTTCCTTGCATTGGTGCATTAATCGCAGCTCGTTCAGCGTATTGGCGACGCTGGCCATTGCGTGAATTAATATCTGGAAGATAAAGGCGACGACCTGAAACAGTCTCAACATAACCCTGATCATGAGCCTCTTGGCGCTTGGCATCCATAAAGGTTTTCACACCAGGGTAACGTGCAAAGTAGCGATCAATATAGGCTTGGGCAACTCCGCGTTCTACATTAAGCTGACGCGCCAATCCAAATGCTGACATGCCGTAAATCAAACCAAAATTAATCGCTTTAGCACTACGACGTTGATCCGTTGTAACTTCATCAATTTCAATAGAAAACATCTCCGCTGCCGTTGCTTGGTGAATATCAATACCTTCGGTAAAAGCAGCTAACAAACCTTCATCTTGAGAAAGATGCGCCATAATGCGCAATTCAATTTGTGAGTAGTCCGCCGCAACGATTTTATATCCCTGTGGCGCAATAAATGCTTGTCGAATACGTCGGCCTTCTGCACTGCGAATGGGGATATTCTGTAAATTTGGATCACTTGAAGACAGTCGCCCTGTTGCCGTGACAGCTTGATGATAAGAAGTATGCACCCGCCCAGTTCGAGAATTTTTCTGCTTGGGCAGTTTTTCCGTATAGGTCGACTTTAATTTGCTGAGTGAACGGTGCTCCAAAATCAATTTAGGCAGAGGATAATCCAGCGCCAGCTCTCGCAAAACTGACTCCGCTGTTGATGGCTGTTTTTTCGGTGTTTTCTTCAAAACAGGTAGACCCAGTTTTTCATAAAGAATCACTTGAATTTGTTTCGGTGATGATAGATTAAACGCCTCACCTGCTTGGCTATATGCTTCTTTTTCAATTTCAGCCATACGCAGGATCAGCTCATGACTCTGCTTATGCAACATATCGCTATCAATCAAAACACCATGGCGCTCTATTTTTGATAGCACTGGCAGTAGTGGCATTTCTATATTTTCAAACAACTCTTTCCGTTGAGTACTTTCACTCACCTGAGGCCATAACACTTGATGCAACCGTAAAGTAATATCTGCATCTTCAGCAGCGTACGGCGTGGCTTGCTCAATCGCTATCTGATTAAACGTAAGCTGTTTAACGCCTTTGCCTGCAATATCTTCAAAATGGGTCGTTTGATAGTCCAGATACCTTTCCGCCAAATCATCCATGTTATGACGTGTCGCAGTGCTATTCAGAACATACGACTCAAGCATCGTATCAAAAGCTATACCATTCAGAGTGATTCCATAATTTGCCAATACACTCATATCATACTTAAGGTTTTGACCCACTTTTTTCTGGCTTCCATCTTCAAGTAGTGGGCGCATTTTTTCGAGTACAAAATCTCGTTTTAACTGATCAGGTGCATCAATATAATCATGCGCCACCGGTACATAAGCCGCCTTGCCAAGCTCCACAGAAAATGAAATCCCAACAATTTTTGCTTCCATATAATCAAGTGATGTCGTTTCAAGATCAAAAGAAAACAGTTCAGCCTGCTCTAAACGCTGCAACCACTCATTGAAAACGGATTCAGTGAAAACCGTATCGTACTGGGTACTATTTTTTTCTTCTTTTTTTGATTTTTTAGACTGAGTGTCACCGTCATTGTCACCCCCTTCAGGCTCTACCTGCAATTTACTGAGCCAGCTCTTAAAACCAAAACCTTGAAACAACTCAAGTAGTCGCTCATGATCTTCAGCATGGCGGTGCAACGTTTCATACGTTTCATCCAATTCCACATCACACTTAATGGTAGCAAGCTCATATGATAGAGAGAGTTGCTCCAATGAAGCTCGCAGATTTTCACCCACTTTACCTTTAATTTCCTCCGCGTTAGTAATGATATTATCCATGCTCCCATAAGCATTTAACCATTTAACCGCCGTTTTTGGCCCCACTTTAGGCACACCGGGAATATTGTCTGAGCTGTCCCCCATCAAAGCCAGATAATCAATAATTTTCTCAGGCTTCACTCCAAATTTATCGAGCACCCCTTGAGGATCGAGTAGCGTATCCGTCATCGTATTAATCAGGGTGACGTGCTCATCCACCAGTTGCGCCATATCTTTATCACCGGTGGAAATTACTACGGATATTTTATTGCTACTTGCTTGCCTAGCTAGTGTTCCAATCACATCATCCGCCTCAACACCATCAATAATCAGCAAAGGTAAACCCATCGCTCGCACCACATCATGTAGTGGTTCAATTTGCACTCTAAGTTCATCAGGCATAGGAGGACGATGCGCTTTATATTCGTCATAGAGTTCATGGCGAAAATTTTTACCTTTAGCATCAAAAATGACGGCCATTTGCTGTGGTTTGTATCGCTCAAGCAAACGACGCAGCATATTAATGACCCCGTAAATTGCCCCCGTGGGCTCACCTTTTGCGTTTATGAGTGAAGGAAGCGCATGAAACGCACGAAATAGATAAGAAGAACCATCCACAAGAAGGAATGGTTTTTGTGATTGATCAGACATATTTTGTTTTTAAAATTTATAGCAACTTGGAATAATTGGTTTATTATGCATTATATACTTCACAACAAACATGTTTCATTCTGCACCCACTGAACCCTTAAAGGCCAGACCATGAACAAACAGAAACAAAACCGTATTCACCAAAGCATGAAACCCACCGATGATGCGCTGCTCAATAGGGAGTCATGGAAAATTTTCCAGATCATGGCGGAGTTTGTAGAGGGCTTTGAGCGATTGGTCAAAATCAAACCTTCCGTCAGCATGTTTGGGTCAGCTCGCACACCACAAGAGCACCCCTACTATGCTCTGACAGAAGAGATTAGCTACGCTTTATCTGAAGCGGGCTTTAGCGTTGTCAGTGGCGGCGGCCCAGGAATTATGGAAGCTATTAATAAGGGGGCTTTTCGAGGAAAGTCTCCCAGCATTGGCCTGAATATTATGTTGCCCCATGAGCAATCAGGCAATGAGTATCAGGATATTTCACTCACCTTTCGCCATTTTTTTTCACGCAAAGTTATGTTTGTAAAATATGCATCGGCTTATGTTGTCATGCCGGGCGGGTTCGGCACACTGGATGAACTTGCTGAAATCCTGACACTGGTTCAAACTGGCAAGAGCCGCCGCATTCCAATTATTTTGGTGCACAAGCCTTTTTGGGACGGCCTCATTGAGTGGATTAAAAAGAATTTATTGGCAGAAAAAATGATTAGCCCAGAAGATCTGGAGCTATTTCAAATTGCTGACACGCCAGAAGAGGTGCTCAACATCATATTCAGCCATTATGAAAAAACTGGCTTTGAACCCTCAGCTGAAGAGCAGGAAAAACTGCTTAACCTCTAACCCTGGATTGAATTATCCGGCCTAAAACAGGAAGAGATCATGCGTTTATTGTTAATTACTGTCGCTCTACTTATCAGCTTGGCCTCATTCGCTGAATCACCCAGTGAAGTGATGGAACCTGAAGTGACAATCATTCAGAAAGATGATCAGAAAATAGAAGAGTATCGAATCGGAGGGCAGCTTTATATGATTAAAATCACGCCTAAAAATGCACCGCCCTATTATTTAATGGATACCGATGGCGATGGCAATCTGGAAACTCGACGTGACGATATCAATTCGACCATCGTAGGCCCTTCATGGAAGCTGTTTAGTTGGTAAAAAATGTGATATCACACCCAATACTATTCAATAAATTTCAGTTATAATCGTTTCTGAATTTTTTTGTTTTTAACATTAATTCAAAAAAGTCGTTAATATTTAAAATACTCACAAATTGGCTTTATACAGGAAATCAATACCCGTTAATGGATATTCAACATTACCTGCGGCCAGTCATGCAGGAAGCAACAATGGCTCGCATTGCGACAATTTGTGCCTACCTGCTCGTTTTGTTGCTCGCTTATAACTTAGCAGAGCTGACTTGGCGCATGTTGGCACCTGCCCCTGATCGAGAGAGTGCGCCTTCTATAGTGAAAGAAGCCACCGCCAACCAAATCAAGCCGGATAGTTTTGCTCGAACAATCGCAGGTCTCAATTTATTTGGCTATGTAGATGCATCGACACCGCCAACACCTGTGGTTCGTGAAACTCGCTTAAATCTGGTGCTGCGCGGTGTAATGGCAACTCATGGCAAAAATGCAAGAGCAATTATTTACAGCCCTTCCGGCAGTGATCGTGGTGAAAACCCCTATTCAATTAATGCCAAACTCCCTGGTGGTGCCACTCTGAAAGAGATTCATAGCGATTACATTGTGTTACTACATAATGGTCGCCATGAGACATTACGTTTACCTAAAAAAGTTGTTGCTACAGGCTCGACGGGGCATAATATTGCCAACTCATCAAGCAACAGACCATCATCTGGCCCATCTACAGCATCCACCAACACGCAAAAAATACGTGAGTACCGCGATGCACTCATTGATGATCCCGTCAGTTTGATTGGCATCATTCGTTCAGCACCTTACAGGGAAGATGGCAAACTGATAGGCTACCGCGTACAAACTGGACGAGATAAAGATGCGCTGAATAATTTGGGATTACTGCCTGGCGATATCGTCACTTCAGTCAATGGCGTTGCCATGGGTAACAGCACTAAATTAATGAAGTTACTCAAGCAGATTTCAAAAGCAGAAGAGGTGAGCGCAGAAGTGATACGTGATGGTTCGCCAACTACGGTCTCCATTCGATTAGACAATTAAAACTTTGCAACAGGATTAACATGTTTCCACATAAACATCGAACAAGTTTTTTCAAAGTAGTCAGCGCTGCTATTTTGTTAACCGCGTCATTCACCGCTCAAGCGGAGCCTGTCACGCTCAATCTTAAAGCGGCTGACCTGAGTGCTGTTATCAGTACTATTTCTGAAATTACTGGAAAGAATTTTATTGTTGACCCCAGAGTCAAAGGGAAAGTTACCATTGTTTCATCTCACCCAATGAAAGAAAAAGAGGTGTACGAAGTCTTTTTGACTGTACTGGAAGTGCATGGATATGCCGCAGTGCCCAGTGGAAATAAAGGTACAATCAAGATTATTCCAGTGGCCAATGCCAAACAGTCTGCTGTTCCTATGGCCAGTAGTAACCGCCCTGGAAAAGGTGATGAAATTGTAACGCGGGTACTCCAGCTGGAAAATATATCAGCCTCACAAATGGTTCCTATTTTACGACCTTTATTACCACAGCAAAGCCACTTAGCCGCTTACTCACCAGCGAATGTACTCATTATTTCCGACCGTGCTGCGAACATCAAACGCATCGTTAAAATTATCAATCGTATTGATCTACCTGACAACAATGAAGTCGAAATTATTCCACTTCAACATGCATCTGCCAATGAAATTGTGCGCATACTGACGACCCTTCAACAACAGGATAATAAAAAAGGTAGCAAATCTAGCAGTACTCTGCCGACATTAATTGCCGATGAACGAACCAACAGTATTTTAATTGGTGGAGGCAAAGCAGGTCGCATCAAACTACGCGGCATCATTGGCCACCTTGATACTCCACTTGAAACTGAAGGCAATACGCGTGTTATCTACCTGCATTATGCCAAAGCCAAAGATCTGGTTCCTGTGCTGACCGGTGTCGGCACTAGCCTGGAACAGGAAAAACAAGGTAAAAAAGGCAAGGCAAGCAGCAACTCTCAATCACCTATGAGTATACAAGCAGACGAGTTTTCCAATAGCTTAGTAATTACTGCTCCACCCGATCTTTTTAATTCACTGCAAAGAGTCATTAAACAGCTGGATATACGGCGCGCCCAAGTCTATATTGAAACTATTATTGCAGAGGTTTCATCCAACCGAGCCGCAGAGCTTGGAGTGCAATGGGCCGCTGGTGGCGATTTAAGCAAACCCGCTGCGGTCACTAATTTTACAGCCGGTGATAGTATTATCAACCTTGGCGGAGCAATCGAGGCCGGCACTCTCCCTTCAATTGGCTCTGGATTAACGCTGGGAGTGGGTAAATTTGTGGATGGTGCACTCAGCTTTGGTGCGCTTATTCGCGCTTTAAAAGGGGATGGATCCACCAATATTCTATCAACACCCACACTGATTACTATGGATAACGAAGAGGCAGAAATTGTTGTCGGCCAAAATGTTCCATTCAAAACAGGCTCTTATACCAGCACCGGTGGCTCAAGTGCAACACCCGGCAACCCATTTCAAACCATCAAACGTGAAAATATCGGCATCACACTGAAAGTGACACCACAGATCAACGAGGGTGATGCAGTACAACTCAAAGTCGAACAAAAAGTTGAAAGCATCAGCCCAGCAGTCGACGGTGCGGTCGACCTTATTACAAATACGCGATCTATTAATACAAACGTCATTGTTGATGATGGCGACATCATCGTTTTTGGTGGTTTAATTACTGATGACCTCAATGAAACAACACAGAAAGTACCGCTACTCGGTGATATTCCTCTACTGGGTCGCCTCTTCAGCTACAACAAAACAACGAAACGTAAAACCAATATGATGATGTTTTTACGACCCGTTATTTTACGAGATTCAGCTTCAACTAACAGCATTAGCCAAGGAAAATACAGCTACATGCGCGCTGAACAACTTAAAGTACAAGAAAAAGGCCTATCCATGCTACCCAATAGCGAAAATCCGGTGATGCCAGACGCACAAGACTTTTTTGAATTGCCACCGCCATTTATGACTGATGATGCCATTCAAGACATCAAATTAAAGATCAATAAATAATCATGGAGCCATCTACAAAAGAACTCGCAACTTCAGGTCATGACATTAACCTTGTTGATGCAACATTGATCACCCCCAGCGATAATGACAATGAAATAACCGCCCCGAAGCGCCTCCCCTTTGCTTATGCAAAACGCCAAGGTGTTTTGCTGAATCATATAGAAGGTGGCATTGCGATGATCTCCCATAAAGCCGCGATCACCACGACCACCATCGCCGAACTTCGTCGTTACTTTGGTATGCCCATCAAACTTCAATCGCTTGAAGATGAAGTTTTTAATGCAGAGTTACAACAGATCTATGAACACGGCTCAGGTGATGCCATGGAAGCCATGGGCAATCTGGGTGAAGATATGGATCTATCTCGCCTCGCTCAAGAGCTTCCCGAGCCGGAAGATCTGCTCGAAAGTGAAGATGATGCGCCCATCATTCGCCTGCTTAATGTACTGTTAACTGAAGCCATCAAAGAAAATGCTTCGGATATCCATATCGAGACCTACGAAAACCGCTTGGCCATCCGTTTTCGTGTGGATGGCGTATTGCGTGAAGTGCTTGAACCCAAACGCGCATTAGCGCCTCTTTTGGTCTCACGCATTAAAGTCATGGCCAAACTAGATATTGCAGAAAAACGCCTGCCACAAGATGGTCGTATTTCACTGAAAATTGCAGGTCGGCCTGTGGACGTTCGTGTCTCCACACTCCCTTCCGGGCATGGTGAACGTGTTGTCATGCGTTTGCTGGATAAACAAGCTGGACGGCTGGATCTGGAAAAACTTGGCATGGAACCCAAAGTTTTAGCCACTATAGACAACATTGTAAAACGCCCTCACGGCATTATGCTCGTCACTGGCCCCACCGGATCAGGTAAAACCACAACACTGTATGCTGCTCTGAGCCGTGTCAACGATAAACGACGCAATATCATGACGATAGAGGATCCCATTGAATATTATATTGATGGCATCAGTCAAACCCATGTCAGCCCAAAAGTAGACATGACCTTTGCCCGTGGGTTACGTGCCATTTTGCGTCAGGATCCCGATGTGGTCATGATCGGTGAAATTCGAGATCTTGAAACTGCAGAAATCGCAGTGCAAGCCAGCTTGACCGGCCACTTGGTACTATCAACGCTGCATACCAATACCGCCGTTGGTGCTGTCACTCGAATGCGTGACATGGGCATTGAAGAGTTTTTATTATCATCCAGCTTGATTGGAGTCTTGGCACAGCGGCTGGTACGCTTATTGTGCTCAAATTGTAAACGCCAGACAGAATTTGCAGAGGCTGACTATCAACTGTTTTCTCGAAATCAAGATGAAGCACTGACCCACTATCACGCGACAGGTTGCAGTGAGTGCAATTACACTGGTTATAACGGTCGTACTGGAATTTATGAACTCATTGAGGTCGACCACACTCTAAGCAACATGATTCACAACAGTGCGAGTGAGCAAGAGCTTGAGGCCGCCGCTCGCCAAAAAACACCCAGCATACGTGATGATGGTTTTCGCCGAGTCTTGAACGGTGAAACAACCATTGAAGAAGTTCTGCGCGTCACACGCCAAGGGTAACGAGGTTCAAACTGACAAATGGCTGCATTTGAATTTACCGCACTGGATGAAACGGGTCGTGAGCGCAAAGGCGTACTTGACGGCGATGTTTCAAGACAAATTCGCCAACAAATTCGCGATAAGGGCTGGACTCCGCTCACCGTCACCGAAGTCCGGCAAAAAGAGAATAAACAGAGCAGCCAAAAATTTTCATTCAAACGTGGCATTAAATCCACTGATCTCGCACTGATTACCCGTCAGTTTGCAACGCTGGTACGTGCAGGATTATCGGTTGAAGAAGCACTCAGCGCCGTTTCCAAACAAAGCCATCAACCTCGCCTACGCAACATGCTGATGGCCGTACGCTCTCGTGTAATGGAAGGCCACACACTAGCCACCGCCTTGGCGGATTTTCCCCATGCATTTTCTGATCTCTATCGCTCAACGGTCTCTGCAGGTGAGCAATCAGGCCACCTCGATATGGTGCTAGAGCGTTTAGCTGACTACACTGAAAGTCGCCAGACCATGCAGCAAAAAATGACTCTGGCTTTAATCTACCCCATCATGATCTCCATTGTTGCTGTGGTCGTCATCACCGCACTGCTTGCTTATGTTGTGCCACAAGTCGTGCAGGTTTTTGAAAATACGGGACAAGAACTGCCTATTCTCACCGTCATCATGATCAGCCTCAGTGATTTAATTCGTGAGTACGGGTTAATTTTTCTGATCTTGCTGGTGTTAGCTATTTTCATCATCACCCGTTTGTTACGAAAACCAGGGCCTAAGCAGCAGTATCATCGATTCTTATTAAAGCTTCCATTGGTCAGTTCATTGGTACGTGGTTTTAACTCATCACGATTTGCCCGTACATTCAGCATATTGACAGCAAGCAGTGTTCCTGTTCTGGAAGGGCTTCGTATTTCATCCAGTGTTATCTCCAATATTCCGATGCGCAACGCAGTGGAAGATGCTGCAACAATGGTTAAAGAGGGTGCCCCCATTCACACTGCGCTTGAACGCAGCGGTTACTTTCCTCCGATGACGGTTCAACTGATCGCCAGTGGTGAAAATAGTGGTCGGCTGGAAGAGATGTTGGAACGAGCTGCCGATAGCCAGGAAAAAGAGATGGAATCAACTGTCGCAACACTGGTCGGACTCTTTGAACCCTTTATGATTTTATTTATGGGAGTCATGGTATTGTTGATCGTCTTGGCAATATTGCTCCCTATTTTTGATTTAAACCAGTTGGTAAAATAAATTTTCAGGCAATATATTATGCAAAAAAAGTTTACAAACATCGCTAAAAAACAGAGTGGTTTTACACTGATCGAAATTATGGTCGTCGTCGTTATTCTAGGCATATTGGCCGCGATCGTCGTCCCTAAAATTATGGATCGCCCTGATGCAGCACGTATCACCAAAGCTAAACAAGATATACGCACCCTTGAAAGTGCTCTTAACCTCTACAAGCTGGATAATTATAACTACCCTTCAACGGATGAAGGTCTGGAAGCATTAACTCAAAAGCCAGCAAATTCAGCGGTATGGAAAGATGGCGGTTATATTGATCGACTGCCGAAAGACCCTTG encodes:
- the polA gene encoding DNA polymerase I, producing MSDQSQKPFLLVDGSSYLFRAFHALPSLINAKGEPTGAIYGVINMLRRLLERYKPQQMAVIFDAKGKNFRHELYDEYKAHRPPMPDELRVQIEPLHDVVRAMGLPLLIIDGVEADDVIGTLARQASSNKISVVISTGDKDMAQLVDEHVTLINTMTDTLLDPQGVLDKFGVKPEKIIDYLALMGDSSDNIPGVPKVGPKTAVKWLNAYGSMDNIITNAEEIKGKVGENLRASLEQLSLSYELATIKCDVELDETYETLHRHAEDHERLLELFQGFGFKSWLSKLQVEPEGGDNDGDTQSKKSKKEEKNSTQYDTVFTESVFNEWLQRLEQAELFSFDLETTSLDYMEAKIVGISFSVELGKAAYVPVAHDYIDAPDQLKRDFVLEKMRPLLEDGSQKKVGQNLKYDMSVLANYGITLNGIAFDTMLESYVLNSTATRHNMDDLAERYLDYQTTHFEDIAGKGVKQLTFNQIAIEQATPYAAEDADITLRLHQVLWPQVSESTQRKELFENIEMPLLPVLSKIERHGVLIDSDMLHKQSHELILRMAEIEKEAYSQAGEAFNLSSPKQIQVILYEKLGLPVLKKTPKKQPSTAESVLRELALDYPLPKLILEHRSLSKLKSTYTEKLPKQKNSRTGRVHTSYHQAVTATGRLSSSDPNLQNIPIRSAEGRRIRQAFIAPQGYKIVAADYSQIELRIMAHLSQDEGLLAAFTEGIDIHQATAAEMFSIEIDEVTTDQRRSAKAINFGLIYGMSAFGLARQLNVERGVAQAYIDRYFARYPGVKTFMDAKRQEAHDQGYVETVSGRRLYLPDINSRNGQRRQYAERAAINAPMQGTAADIIKLAMIKVNQWLVESEADAYLIMQVHDELVLEVATSALKVTVDQVRLCMSQALELSVPLIVDVGVGDNWDEAH
- a CDS encoding TIGR00730 family Rossman fold protein: MNKQKQNRIHQSMKPTDDALLNRESWKIFQIMAEFVEGFERLVKIKPSVSMFGSARTPQEHPYYALTEEISYALSEAGFSVVSGGGPGIMEAINKGAFRGKSPSIGLNIMLPHEQSGNEYQDISLTFRHFFSRKVMFVKYASAYVVMPGGFGTLDELAEILTLVQTGKSRRIPIILVHKPFWDGLIEWIKKNLLAEKMISPEDLELFQIADTPEEVLNIIFSHYEKTGFEPSAEEQEKLLNL
- the gspC gene encoding type II secretion system protein GspC → MDIQHYLRPVMQEATMARIATICAYLLVLLLAYNLAELTWRMLAPAPDRESAPSIVKEATANQIKPDSFARTIAGLNLFGYVDASTPPTPVVRETRLNLVLRGVMATHGKNARAIIYSPSGSDRGENPYSINAKLPGGATLKEIHSDYIVLLHNGRHETLRLPKKVVATGSTGHNIANSSSNRPSSGPSTASTNTQKIREYRDALIDDPVSLIGIIRSAPYREDGKLIGYRVQTGRDKDALNNLGLLPGDIVTSVNGVAMGNSTKLMKLLKQISKAEEVSAEVIRDGSPTTVSIRLDN
- the gspD gene encoding type II secretion system secretin GspD — its product is MFPHKHRTSFFKVVSAAILLTASFTAQAEPVTLNLKAADLSAVISTISEITGKNFIVDPRVKGKVTIVSSHPMKEKEVYEVFLTVLEVHGYAAVPSGNKGTIKIIPVANAKQSAVPMASSNRPGKGDEIVTRVLQLENISASQMVPILRPLLPQQSHLAAYSPANVLIISDRAANIKRIVKIINRIDLPDNNEVEIIPLQHASANEIVRILTTLQQQDNKKGSKSSSTLPTLIADERTNSILIGGGKAGRIKLRGIIGHLDTPLETEGNTRVIYLHYAKAKDLVPVLTGVGTSLEQEKQGKKGKASSNSQSPMSIQADEFSNSLVITAPPDLFNSLQRVIKQLDIRRAQVYIETIIAEVSSNRAAELGVQWAAGGDLSKPAAVTNFTAGDSIINLGGAIEAGTLPSIGSGLTLGVGKFVDGALSFGALIRALKGDGSTNILSTPTLITMDNEEAEIVVGQNVPFKTGSYTSTGGSSATPGNPFQTIKRENIGITLKVTPQINEGDAVQLKVEQKVESISPAVDGAVDLITNTRSINTNVIVDDGDIIVFGGLITDDLNETTQKVPLLGDIPLLGRLFSYNKTTKRKTNMMMFLRPVILRDSASTNSISQGKYSYMRAEQLKVQEKGLSMLPNSENPVMPDAQDFFELPPPFMTDDAIQDIKLKINK
- the gspE gene encoding type II secretion system ATPase GspE, which translates into the protein MEPSTKELATSGHDINLVDATLITPSDNDNEITAPKRLPFAYAKRQGVLLNHIEGGIAMISHKAAITTTTIAELRRYFGMPIKLQSLEDEVFNAELQQIYEHGSGDAMEAMGNLGEDMDLSRLAQELPEPEDLLESEDDAPIIRLLNVLLTEAIKENASDIHIETYENRLAIRFRVDGVLREVLEPKRALAPLLVSRIKVMAKLDIAEKRLPQDGRISLKIAGRPVDVRVSTLPSGHGERVVMRLLDKQAGRLDLEKLGMEPKVLATIDNIVKRPHGIMLVTGPTGSGKTTTLYAALSRVNDKRRNIMTIEDPIEYYIDGISQTHVSPKVDMTFARGLRAILRQDPDVVMIGEIRDLETAEIAVQASLTGHLVLSTLHTNTAVGAVTRMRDMGIEEFLLSSSLIGVLAQRLVRLLCSNCKRQTEFAEADYQLFSRNQDEALTHYHATGCSECNYTGYNGRTGIYELIEVDHTLSNMIHNSASEQELEAAARQKTPSIRDDGFRRVLNGETTIEEVLRVTRQG
- the gspF gene encoding type II secretion system inner membrane protein GspF, which translates into the protein MAAFEFTALDETGRERKGVLDGDVSRQIRQQIRDKGWTPLTVTEVRQKENKQSSQKFSFKRGIKSTDLALITRQFATLVRAGLSVEEALSAVSKQSHQPRLRNMLMAVRSRVMEGHTLATALADFPHAFSDLYRSTVSAGEQSGHLDMVLERLADYTESRQTMQQKMTLALIYPIMISIVAVVVITALLAYVVPQVVQVFENTGQELPILTVIMISLSDLIREYGLIFLILLVLAIFIITRLLRKPGPKQQYHRFLLKLPLVSSLVRGFNSSRFARTFSILTASSVPVLEGLRISSSVISNIPMRNAVEDAATMVKEGAPIHTALERSGYFPPMTVQLIASGENSGRLEEMLERAADSQEKEMESTVATLVGLFEPFMILFMGVMVLLIVLAILLPIFDLNQLVK
- the gspG gene encoding type II secretion system major pseudopilin GspG codes for the protein MQKKFTNIAKKQSGFTLIEIMVVVVILGILAAIVVPKIMDRPDAARITKAKQDIRTLESALNLYKLDNYNYPSTDEGLEALTQKPANSAVWKDGGYIDRLPKDPWGKPYQYLSPGTQGNIDIYTQGADNAPGGEGANADIGNWNLNQ
- a CDS encoding DUF2782 domain-containing protein; the protein is MRLLLITVALLISLASFAESPSEVMEPEVTIIQKDDQKIEEYRIGGQLYMIKITPKNAPPYYLMDTDGDGNLETRRDDINSTIVGPSWKLFSW